In the genome of Ignisphaera cupida, one region contains:
- a CDS encoding glycoside hydrolase family 57 protein translates to MDIAIIPNSPIYVYGEAAKVDVVIYRDVPCEEFEVSFESKFVISNSERKVFSDLRKVKGGVEVSTQFVFEIPRAESSEYVLRLFAKVRGCGEEASENINLSVYGVVQKLVNLVIVWHNHQPPNYLPSGAYFADYPFKWVIYNLFEPYALGGPYYIHAKVYEMFPKVKTTVNLSPSLLAQWREAIERGYVMENGERILPSDRRIELIKETLELYKKLANQNSIEILTSVYAHTILGYLIHRFDMEEVIRDELRLGMEITKEVAGFEPHGVWTPEMAWHNRLGSIYADMGLEYTILCGKSHFTRAIGDKTTIYEPYEFVGNGKRIKILFRDQAISDLIGFRNNFANRVEALKAALDTVLNIVSRRGFVTIALDGENWMIFSKYPKNTYPYFVKLYEYINTLQEKGFLKSLTGYEAVKTCGDSCRKILYIPTNSWVNSFHKWDGELNEQRYMWFEIEKAYQRLKIYKQLIGETKDIKEAYWALYHAIDSDYWWTEFWNPRVIKTWLEELHKTLNSIKIV, encoded by the coding sequence TTGGACATTGCTATAATACCTAATTCACCAATCTATGTCTATGGCGAAGCAGCAAAGGTCGATGTAGTTATCTATAGAGATGTTCCTTGTGAAGAATTTGAGGTTTCTTTTGAATCCAAGTTCGTTATTTCAAATAGTGAGAGAAAAGTTTTTTCTGATTTGAGGAAAGTGAAGGGTGGTGTTGAGGTTTCTACACAGTTTGTATTTGAAATACCACGTGCTGAGAGTTCAGAGTATGTTTTAAGGCTTTTTGCCAAGGTTAGGGGGTGTGGTGAGGAGGCTTCTGAAAATATAAACCTTTCTGTTTATGGTGTTGTTCAAAAGCTTGTTAATCTAGTTATTGTTTGGCATAATCACCAACCACCAAATTATTTACCAAGTGGTGCCTATTTTGCTGACTATCCATTTAAATGGGTTATTTACAATTTGTTTGAGCCATATGCCTTGGGAGGTCCTTACTATATTCATGCAAAAGTCTATGAAATGTTTCCAAAAGTTAAAACAACTGTTAATCTCTCTCCAAGTCTTTTAGCTCAGTGGAGAGAAGCTATTGAAAGAGGCTATGTAATGGAGAATGGGGAAAGGATTTTGCCTAGCGATAGAAGAATTGAGCTTATTAAGGAAACTCTTGAACTCTATAAAAAGCTTGCAAATCAAAACTCCATAGAGATTCTAACATCTGTATATGCACACACCATCCTGGGGTATTTAATTCATAGATTTGATATGGAGGAGGTTATTAGAGATGAGCTAAGATTGGGAATGGAGATAACAAAAGAGGTCGCGGGTTTTGAGCCTCATGGTGTTTGGACACCTGAAATGGCTTGGCATAACAGGCTTGGCTCTATCTATGCTGATATGGGTTTGGAGTATACCATTCTTTGTGGAAAAAGCCATTTCACTAGAGCTATAGGAGATAAAACAACTATTTACGAGCCCTACGAATTTGTTGGTAATGGGAAGAGAATCAAGATTTTGTTTAGAGATCAGGCAATTAGTGATTTGATAGGCTTTAGAAACAACTTTGCTAATAGAGTAGAAGCTTTGAAAGCAGCACTAGACACAGTTCTCAACATTGTTAGTAGAAGAGGCTTTGTAACAATTGCTTTAGATGGTGAAAACTGGATGATATTCTCTAAGTATCCTAAAAACACCTATCCATACTTTGTAAAGCTATATGAATACATCAATACCTTGCAAGAGAAAGGCTTCTTAAAAAGTTTAACTGGTTATGAAGCTGTGAAGACTTGTGGTGATAGCTGTAGAAAGATTTTGTATATTCCAACAAATTCGTGGGTAAACAGTTTCCACAAATGGGATGGTGAATTGAACGAACAAAGATATATGTGGTTTGAAATTGAAAAAGCTTATCAGAGACTCAAGATATATAAGCAATTGATTGGAGAAACAAAGGATATTAAAGAAGCTTACTGGGCTTTGTACCACGCTATAGATAGTGATTATTGGTGGACAGAGTTTTGGAATCCAAGAGTTATAAAGACTTGGCTTGAGGAACTTCACAAAACTTTGAATAGTATAAAAATTGTTTAG
- a CDS encoding PadR family transcriptional regulator, whose amino-acid sequence MEKKSNILEIDFILVNIRGIFKDLVLYSLMKLGKAHGYAIKRFLSQTIKMYVPSSGVLYPTLHELEKEGLLNSVVEGNRRVYSLTEKGWKYMESRLSDIEKNIRKINRAIEIASYVGLREMFDVIKKLWNHDIELSQETLNEIKARVQEIISILNGVLETRKSDK is encoded by the coding sequence ATGGAGAAGAAGAGCAATATCCTTGAAATAGACTTTATATTGGTAAATATTAGGGGCATCTTCAAAGATCTTGTGCTATATTCTCTTATGAAGCTTGGAAAAGCACATGGATATGCAATAAAGAGGTTTTTGTCACAAACAATAAAAATGTATGTACCGAGTAGCGGGGTTCTCTATCCAACTCTTCACGAACTTGAAAAAGAGGGCTTGTTGAACTCTGTTGTAGAAGGCAATAGAAGGGTTTATTCACTTACAGAAAAGGGTTGGAAATACATGGAAAGTAGACTAAGTGATATAGAGAAGAATATAAGAAAAATAAATAGAGCTATAGAAATAGCGTCATATGTAGGGCTAAGGGAAATGTTTGATGTAATTAAAAAACTTTGGAATCATGATATTGAGCTTTCTCAAGAAACATTAAATGAGATAAAAGCTAGAGTTCAGGAAATTATAAGTATTCTAAATGGTGTATTGGAGACAAGGAAAAGTGATAAGTGA
- a CDS encoding winged helix-turn-helix domain-containing protein: MAKTKRSRIEIVYEILKTLSQEELLPTRLAMFVNVPYDRLSDIINILKKKKLVEEVEVENN; encoded by the coding sequence ATGGCAAAGACCAAGAGAAGTCGTATAGAAATTGTGTATGAAATTCTCAAAACATTATCGCAAGAGGAGTTATTGCCAACAAGATTGGCAATGTTTGTTAATGTACCTTATGATAGACTTAGTGACATCATAAATATTCTCAAGAAGAAAAAGCTTGTAGAAGAAGTAGAGGTTGAGAATAACTGA
- a CDS encoding FumA C-terminus/TtdB family hydratase beta subunit, with the protein MGDVYKLVTPLTENDIRKLNVGDIVYLYGVVYTARDAAHKRIVEYINRGEKLPFNLSNGVIYHCGPVVVKEDNSWRVVAAGPTTSMRMELYEHEIIKRLGVRMIIGKGGMGSKTVDACKKHGAVYTIFTGGAAVLAAQAIKRVIDVYWLDLGIPEAVWVFEVENFGPLTIAIDAHGRNAIDDVLRSAAEKRKSFVQLSTQHFYNIEHRELI; encoded by the coding sequence ATGGGTGATGTGTATAAGCTTGTAACCCCCTTGACAGAGAATGATATTAGAAAACTAAATGTTGGAGACATTGTTTATTTGTATGGAGTAGTCTACACAGCTAGAGATGCTGCACATAAGAGGATAGTGGAGTATATAAATAGGGGTGAGAAGCTTCCATTTAATTTAAGCAATGGAGTTATTTATCACTGTGGTCCTGTTGTAGTTAAGGAAGATAATAGTTGGAGAGTTGTTGCAGCAGGGCCTACAACCAGCATGAGAATGGAGTTATATGAGCATGAGATTATCAAGAGGCTTGGGGTTAGAATGATTATTGGGAAAGGTGGTATGGGGTCTAAAACTGTTGATGCTTGCAAGAAACATGGCGCTGTTTACACCATTTTTACAGGAGGTGCAGCTGTTTTAGCAGCTCAGGCAATTAAACGTGTTATAGATGTTTACTGGCTTGATTTGGGCATTCCAGAGGCTGTGTGGGTTTTTGAGGTAGAGAATTTTGGGCCTTTAACCATAGCCATTGATGCTCATGGAAGAAATGCTATAGACGATGTGCTAAGAAGTGCTGCTGAAAAAAGGAAAAGCTTTGTTCAGTTATCTACGCAGCATTTTTACAATATTGAACATAGAGAATTAATATAA
- a CDS encoding fumarate hydratase — translation MNLNLRESMVKAVVDGLRKAVVYLPIDVKNALKKAYEEESSLAAKAHLEAILKNVELAERLGAPLCQDTGIITFYVRLGARFPGIQYIESVLVEATRKATVEIPLRPNSVDPFTGLNSGDNTGRFAPVIIWDGVNLESDSLEIVVVPKGGGSEYVSTLYMAVPSKGIESIEEAVLDAVIKAGAMPCPPTIIGVGIGGTVDLAMHLAKKAATIRKIGSRHPNPFVAELEEKLLRMVNDLGIGAMGMGGKASTALAVHVEYAYRHPATYPIAIAFQCWAARRAFITIKPDGSYTIEQ, via the coding sequence ATGAACTTAAATTTAAGAGAATCTATGGTTAAAGCAGTTGTTGACGGTTTACGTAAAGCCGTGGTGTATCTCCCTATCGATGTTAAAAACGCTCTTAAAAAAGCTTACGAAGAAGAGTCATCTCTTGCTGCAAAAGCTCATTTAGAAGCCATTCTCAAGAATGTTGAGCTTGCAGAAAGGCTTGGTGCACCACTTTGTCAGGATACGGGAATAATAACATTTTATGTTAGGTTGGGGGCTAGGTTCCCAGGTATTCAATACATTGAAAGTGTTTTAGTTGAAGCCACACGAAAAGCTACAGTGGAAATTCCTTTGAGACCAAATAGTGTTGATCCTTTCACTGGTCTTAATAGTGGTGACAATACTGGAAGGTTTGCTCCTGTAATTATTTGGGATGGTGTTAACCTGGAAAGTGACTCTCTTGAAATTGTTGTTGTGCCTAAGGGTGGAGGCTCAGAATATGTTTCAACACTTTATATGGCTGTTCCAAGCAAAGGAATTGAAAGCATTGAAGAAGCTGTTCTTGATGCAGTTATCAAGGCTGGTGCAATGCCCTGCCCTCCAACAATTATAGGTGTTGGAATTGGTGGAACAGTTGACTTGGCTATGCACCTGGCTAAAAAAGCTGCTACTATTAGGAAAATTGGGTCTAGACATCCAAACCCATTTGTTGCAGAACTTGAGGAAAAGCTACTTAGAATGGTTAACGACCTTGGCATAGGAGCTATGGGCATGGGTGGAAAAGCTTCAACAGCACTTGCTGTACATGTAGAATATGCATATAGACATCCAGCAACATACCCCATAGCAATAGCATTTCAGTGCTGGGCTGCTAGAAGAGCATTTATAACTATAAAGCCTGATGGTAGCTACACCATAGAGCAGTAG
- a CDS encoding NDP-sugar synthase: protein MLRKAIFPLGGLGTRLYPLTVETSKAVIRFLNRPLIEFTIVKLANQGVTEFYMGVSGYFNYKEVYDYFGEGLKIRLKYGFPDVRIRYQPNEDSIGNADSVRIIMEYYDIKEEVLVAQGDLLFDIDLAKFYSSHKEKSAFMSIAVKFLDDAKEIRHFGVADLDKDWRIRKFVEKPKSIEEAPSRYVNTGVYILSKEFRNFISSPKVMEYRERGLMDFGQHIIPLAIESGLPVYAFELKGYWFDIGTPERYLEAVFYMLRNLPPEELEAKMLTRNVKVQGKSKESMELHKQILQNILSGNIKVDGDNLIGRHVKIGKNVSLANSVVDNYTIINDGVSIHYSVVMDRCRIDSGTVISHSIVGRHTKIGKNVRIENSVIGDDVIVGDGSTLRNVKIWPHKEIPSNVHIENIVIR, encoded by the coding sequence GTGCTTAGAAAAGCTATTTTTCCCCTTGGGGGTTTGGGTACCAGGCTGTACCCCTTAACTGTTGAGACTTCCAAAGCTGTTATTAGGTTTCTTAATAGGCCTTTGATAGAGTTTACAATTGTTAAGCTTGCTAATCAGGGAGTTACAGAGTTCTATATGGGTGTGAGTGGCTATTTTAATTATAAGGAGGTTTATGATTATTTTGGTGAGGGTTTGAAGATTAGACTTAAGTATGGTTTTCCAGATGTTAGAATAAGGTATCAGCCTAACGAGGATAGTATTGGTAATGCTGATAGTGTTAGAATTATTATGGAGTATTACGATATTAAGGAAGAAGTTCTTGTTGCTCAAGGTGATTTGCTATTCGATATTGATTTAGCCAAGTTCTACTCTAGTCACAAAGAGAAATCAGCATTCATGAGTATAGCTGTTAAGTTTTTAGATGATGCTAAGGAGATTAGACATTTTGGTGTTGCTGATTTAGATAAGGATTGGAGAATAAGAAAATTTGTTGAAAAGCCAAAGAGCATTGAAGAAGCTCCCAGCAGGTATGTGAATACAGGTGTGTACATATTGTCAAAGGAATTTAGAAACTTTATATCATCACCAAAGGTGATGGAGTATAGAGAAAGAGGTTTAATGGATTTTGGACAGCACATAATACCTCTTGCAATAGAGAGTGGACTACCTGTTTACGCATTTGAGTTAAAGGGCTACTGGTTCGACATAGGAACTCCAGAGAGGTATCTCGAGGCTGTATTCTACATGCTTAGAAATCTACCTCCAGAAGAGTTAGAGGCTAAAATGCTAACAAGAAATGTTAAGGTTCAGGGAAAAAGCAAAGAGTCTATGGAGCTACATAAGCAAATACTTCAAAACATTTTGTCTGGAAATATCAAAGTAGATGGAGATAATCTAATAGGTCGTCACGTTAAAATAGGAAAAAATGTTTCGCTTGCAAATAGTGTTGTAGACAATTACACTATAATCAATGATGGTGTTTCCATACACTATAGTGTTGTTATGGATAGATGCAGAATTGATTCTGGAACAGTAATTTCCCATAGCATAGTGGGTAGACATACTAAGATAGGTAAAAATGTTAGAATAGAGAATTCCGTAATTGGTGACGATGTTATTGTAGGTGATGGTTCAACACTTAGAAATGTTAAGATATGGCCTCACAAAGAAATTCCAAGCAATGTACACATAGAGAATATAGTGATTAGGTAA
- a CDS encoding AbrB/MazE/SpoVT family DNA-binding domain-containing protein, with protein MYQDVIKVHRKGIIVLPKSVREALGIEEGSLLMLEVKGDRIVLKPLDLWERVWKCCIGSAEEAENELDLEEKEYWEKREI; from the coding sequence ATGTATCAGGATGTTATTAAGGTTCATAGAAAGGGCATTATTGTTTTACCTAAAAGTGTCCGTGAGGCTCTAGGGATTGAGGAGGGATCTCTCTTGATGCTGGAGGTTAAGGGTGATAGAATTGTACTAAAACCACTTGATCTTTGGGAGAGAGTCTGGAAGTGCTGTATTGGTAGTGCTGAGGAGGCAGAGAATGAGCTAGATCTTGAGGAGAAAGAATATTGGGAGAAGAGAGAAATATAA
- a CDS encoding 4Fe-4S ferredoxin, whose protein sequence is MSACLKIINNSFVEELAKGKVVLYACPEREHPALYGKIASIIRSSKPRSVTVVTVDGSPHCFQLHAAVNEAEYILGEKINKKHYVVVDGEKVVEISPDAVRVARYLHLVNKLIKSNNDVLEELKQHSLEYRKLLELQQKQSS, encoded by the coding sequence GTGTCAGCTTGCCTCAAAATAATAAACAACAGTTTTGTTGAGGAGCTTGCAAAGGGAAAGGTAGTATTGTATGCATGTCCAGAAAGAGAACACCCAGCTCTATATGGAAAAATAGCAAGCATTATAAGATCATCTAAACCAAGGTCGGTAACCGTTGTGACTGTTGATGGAAGTCCACATTGCTTTCAGCTTCACGCAGCTGTTAATGAGGCTGAGTATATTCTTGGAGAGAAAATCAATAAAAAGCATTATGTTGTAGTTGATGGAGAGAAGGTTGTTGAGATATCGCCAGATGCTGTTAGGGTTGCAAGGTATCTGCATTTAGTTAATAAACTTATTAAATCAAATAATGATGTGTTGGAAGAACTTAAACAACATAGTTTAGAGTACAGAAAATTGCTTGAGCTTCAGCAAAAGCAAAGCAGCTAA
- a CDS encoding DUF973 family protein: MALIQNPVVEAYKSMRKGVLYLIIAWLLIGIGLSSVVFGMFSLFALTATRGMFHGIGAIMGLAIAIVIIFAIGLVIALIGLWGNFIPGVSMLAKAMPELSTASSLIKIGLFYGLIVLLIGLLTIFIVIGIPIIVIGYIMLILGYIGLIILCFKLNELEKNVLYLAAGILFIIAIFIGLAGFIAWILLYIALGDSIAKASQAQPTPLTTITTPPSPA, from the coding sequence GTGGCACTGATTCAAAATCCTGTTGTTGAAGCATATAAATCTATGAGGAAAGGAGTGCTATATCTGATAATAGCTTGGCTATTGATAGGCATAGGCCTATCATCTGTTGTGTTTGGCATGTTTAGTTTGTTTGCATTAACTGCGACACGAGGAATGTTTCATGGTATTGGCGCTATAATGGGTCTTGCCATTGCAATAGTGATTATTTTTGCTATTGGATTAGTCATTGCTTTAATAGGTTTGTGGGGCAATTTCATACCTGGTGTTAGCATGCTTGCCAAGGCTATGCCGGAGCTCTCCACAGCTTCTTCGCTTATTAAGATTGGCTTGTTCTATGGCTTAATAGTGTTGTTAATAGGGCTTCTTACAATATTTATAGTCATAGGCATACCAATTATAGTAATTGGTTACATAATGTTAATACTAGGCTACATAGGGCTAATAATACTATGCTTTAAGCTAAACGAACTTGAAAAGAATGTTCTATACTTAGCAGCAGGAATACTATTTATAATAGCAATATTCATAGGTTTAGCAGGGTTTATAGCATGGATACTACTCTACATAGCACTGGGAGACAGCATTGCCAAGGCAAGTCAAGCACAACCAACACCACTCACCACTATAACTACACCACCCTCGCCAGCCTAA
- a CDS encoding PIN domain-containing protein has translation MGEERNIKAVIIDTYAILAMAYGELGEKAEEIMLRIRKGEITGYLPATVVYELYVHWLRGRIPVIKSKEELKTFVTRYFKVVELRLDDYIESAKIKVEGDKILKEVSELAGRSLSIVDSTLIWLAQKLHIPIVTGDKDLIYVAKKIGIVTIW, from the coding sequence TTGGGAGAAGAGAGAAATATAAAAGCAGTTATTATTGACACATATGCAATACTTGCTATGGCCTATGGAGAACTTGGGGAGAAAGCTGAGGAGATTATGCTGAGGATTAGAAAAGGAGAAATCACAGGATATCTGCCTGCCACAGTCGTTTATGAATTATATGTTCACTGGTTAAGAGGCAGGATCCCAGTTATCAAAAGTAAAGAAGAGCTTAAAACCTTTGTGACAAGATACTTCAAAGTAGTAGAGCTAAGACTAGATGACTATATCGAGTCTGCTAAAATAAAGGTTGAAGGCGATAAAATTCTCAAAGAAGTTTCGGAACTAGCAGGTAGATCGCTAAGCATTGTAGATTCAACATTAATATGGCTAGCACAAAAGCTACATATACCCATCGTAACAGGAGACAAAGATCTAATATATGTCGCTAAAAAGATAGGGATAGTCACAATATGGTAG
- the thiC gene encoding phosphomethylpyrimidine synthase ThiC: protein MTLRSFDDAILKSVASFEAVDVEFIRRGVKSGRIIVFGNVKRDNVKPVAIGEGLSTKVNVNIGTSGTVADLNMEIKKARVAVEMGSDTIMDLSTGGNLDEVRRKLMEVSKPLPFGTVPTYQAWIEGVAKYGVSIPSDFFLAVVEKHLKDGVDFMTIHAGISRELSEKALRSERLMPIVSRGGSMLAVWMVENNSENPYIKHWDYLLELFKEYNAVISLGDALRPGTIFDAHDELQIAELVNNARLARDAINKGVQVMIEGPGHMTLDKIVADIRLMKSLSGGVPYYVLGPLVTDAAVGYDHIATAIGAAIASAAGADLICYLTPSEHLSLPNVEQVKEGLIAAKIAAHAGDLVKLGSRAGRVDAEISIARAMLDWEKQIKLAPDPRRALIMRTQFEGNLKSCTMCGQYCVFLLLEKWLKSRKSISMNDLLNRLGGGRLHELVLIVGLEHMG, encoded by the coding sequence ATGACTCTAAGAAGTTTTGATGATGCTATACTCAAATCTGTTGCTAGTTTTGAGGCTGTTGATGTGGAGTTTATTAGGAGAGGAGTTAAGAGTGGTAGGATAATTGTTTTTGGCAATGTGAAAAGAGATAATGTAAAGCCTGTTGCTATTGGTGAGGGACTTTCAACGAAGGTTAATGTTAATATCGGTACCAGTGGAACTGTTGCTGATTTGAATATGGAGATTAAGAAGGCTAGAGTTGCTGTTGAGATGGGCTCTGACACAATAATGGATTTATCCACTGGTGGTAACCTAGATGAGGTTAGGAGGAAACTTATGGAGGTTTCTAAACCATTGCCCTTTGGTACTGTGCCAACTTATCAGGCTTGGATTGAGGGTGTTGCGAAGTATGGTGTTTCTATTCCATCTGATTTCTTTTTAGCTGTTGTTGAGAAGCATCTCAAGGATGGAGTAGACTTTATGACTATACATGCTGGCATTTCTAGAGAGTTATCTGAAAAGGCTTTGAGAAGTGAAAGGCTTATGCCAATTGTTAGTAGAGGTGGTTCTATGCTAGCTGTTTGGATGGTTGAAAACAATTCTGAAAATCCATACATCAAGCACTGGGATTATTTACTAGAATTGTTTAAAGAATACAATGCTGTTATTAGCTTAGGTGATGCTCTTAGACCTGGAACAATATTTGATGCTCATGATGAGCTTCAAATAGCTGAGCTTGTTAACAATGCAAGACTTGCCAGAGATGCTATAAACAAAGGCGTTCAGGTAATGATTGAGGGACCTGGTCACATGACTTTAGACAAAATTGTTGCTGATATAAGACTTATGAAGAGTTTAAGTGGGGGTGTGCCATACTATGTTCTAGGTCCTCTTGTAACAGATGCTGCTGTTGGCTATGACCACATAGCAACTGCTATTGGTGCTGCAATAGCTTCTGCTGCTGGTGCTGACCTCATTTGCTATCTAACGCCATCGGAACATCTCAGTTTACCAAATGTTGAACAGGTTAAGGAAGGGCTTATAGCGGCTAAAATAGCTGCTCATGCAGGTGATTTAGTTAAGCTTGGTTCAAGAGCTGGTAGAGTAGATGCTGAAATAAGCATTGCAAGAGCGATGCTCGACTGGGAAAAGCAAATAAAGTTGGCTCCAGACCCAAGAAGAGCTTTAATAATGAGAACACAATTTGAAGGTAATTTGAAGAGCTGTACAATGTGTGGCCAGTACTGTGTGTTTTTGCTTCTTGAGAAATGGCTTAAGAGTAGAAAAAGTATTTCCATGAATGATCTTTTAAATAGGCTTGGAGGAGGTCGATTACATGAGCTTGTGTTAATCGTGGGTTTGGAGCACATGGGTTAA